A region from the Halosolutus gelatinilyticus genome encodes:
- a CDS encoding glycosyltransferase family 2 protein → MPTVSVVIPTYNRADVLPRSIDSVYNQTLDDCEIIIVDDNSSDNTGEIIEQYDDSRMSYIVHEENMGGAAARNTGIEAASSEYIAFLDSDDEWLPTKLEKQLEVFDRVNPHTGVVYTGHYLSDSDSKRLGPVPTASGDVYRDQLKSDYINPTSTVMVRKECFETAGGFNPNLPARQDYDMWLRISEHYEFQPVREPLVVIYEDRDDRISSQYQSRMGANHVMVDRIKDHIRDFGEIDQRRILAKQFESIATFSYISNEFDDSRRYALKSIALWPVGIQRWLLLPLSSFHISPNNRYLLGLKNAVSNVLMKFERLRS, encoded by the coding sequence ATGCCGACAGTAAGTGTCGTAATACCTACTTATAACCGAGCAGATGTTTTGCCTAGGTCTATTGATAGTGTATATAATCAAACTCTTGATGATTGTGAAATTATTATTGTTGATGACAATTCGTCGGACAATACAGGAGAAATTATTGAACAGTATGATGATTCTAGGATGTCATACATCGTTCACGAAGAGAATATGGGTGGTGCGGCGGCTAGAAATACAGGTATTGAAGCCGCGAGCAGCGAATACATAGCATTTCTCGATAGTGATGACGAATGGCTACCTACCAAGTTAGAAAAACAACTGGAAGTTTTTGACCGAGTTAATCCGCATACCGGAGTTGTCTACACTGGCCACTACCTCTCTGATTCGGACTCTAAACGCTTAGGGCCTGTTCCAACAGCGTCAGGAGATGTCTACCGGGATCAGCTCAAGTCCGATTATATCAATCCAACCTCCACAGTGATGGTGAGAAAGGAATGCTTCGAAACCGCAGGCGGATTCAATCCTAACCTTCCTGCCAGACAGGATTACGACATGTGGCTACGAATATCAGAGCACTACGAATTCCAACCCGTTCGGGAACCTCTCGTTGTCATCTACGAAGATCGTGATGATAGAATCAGTTCACAATACCAGTCCCGGATGGGTGCAAACCACGTAATGGTGGACCGCATCAAAGATCATATTAGAGACTTTGGAGAGATTGATCAGAGGCGGATTTTAGCAAAACAATTCGAATCTATCGCTACTTTCTCGTATATATCAAATGAATTCGACGATTCGAGAAGATACGCACTCAAATCGATCGCTTTGTGGCCAGTGGGAATACAGCGTTGGTTGCTCCTACCACTTTCGAGTTTCCACATCTCCCCAAACAATCGGTATTTGTTGGGGCTAAAGAACGCTGTCTCAAATGTGTTAATGAAGTTCGAAAGGTTGAGATCATGA
- a CDS encoding metal-dependent hydrolase translates to MLPWEHAAIAYLLYSGYSRWCRGALPAARPVLVVLIASQLPDLLDKPLAWQFGLVPSGRSVAHSAFIAVPLALAALELARRRDGTPLGAGFAIGYLSHLATDAVPLYPGRSTSFASVLWPLVEYEPATQYEGFLEQTLEILTAAATSLAEPSPSDLTGLAFVGLLLGVWLLDGAPGARPLLGLARRRIDAIRTAVSRRRSPN, encoded by the coding sequence ATGCTCCCGTGGGAACACGCTGCGATCGCGTACCTGCTCTACTCCGGCTACTCGCGGTGGTGTCGCGGCGCCCTGCCCGCTGCGCGGCCGGTCCTCGTCGTGCTGATCGCCTCGCAACTGCCTGACCTGCTCGACAAACCGCTGGCGTGGCAGTTCGGACTCGTTCCGAGCGGCCGATCGGTCGCCCACTCCGCGTTCATCGCCGTCCCGCTCGCCCTCGCCGCGCTGGAACTCGCGCGACGGCGCGACGGAACGCCGCTTGGCGCGGGGTTCGCGATCGGCTATCTCTCGCACCTCGCGACCGATGCGGTCCCGCTGTACCCGGGGCGATCGACCAGTTTCGCGAGCGTCCTCTGGCCGCTCGTCGAGTACGAGCCCGCCACGCAGTACGAGGGTTTCCTCGAGCAAACGCTGGAGATACTGACCGCCGCCGCGACGTCGCTCGCGGAGCCGAGTCCGAGCGACCTGACCGGGCTCGCGTTCGTCGGACTCCTGCTCGGCGTCTGGCTCCTCGACGGCGCGCCGGGCGCCCGCCCCCTCCTCGGACTCGCCCGACGGCGGATCGATGCGATTCGAACGGCGGTTTCTCGCCGACGGTCTCCGAACTAG
- a CDS encoding YdcF family protein has protein sequence MVVVVLGHRLSKNGIHPELRDRVDAGITTFQQTNAPFLVCSGGRTNDAVPRTESEVMREYAIERGIDRSRILLENRSLDTIGNAYFARLLVDELADDPETIAVVTSAYHADRAAYIFEQCFGDDYRIDTSYAVETPPSGSHGRAREARRLERARTFFEAIQPGDVDAIRRRLAEAHDYYEIEATVPTR, from the coding sequence ATGGTCGTCGTCGTCCTCGGACACCGCCTATCGAAGAATGGAATTCATCCCGAACTTCGCGATCGAGTCGACGCAGGCATCACGACCTTCCAACAAACGAACGCGCCGTTTCTCGTCTGTTCAGGTGGTCGGACGAACGACGCCGTCCCGAGAACAGAGTCCGAGGTCATGCGGGAGTACGCGATCGAACGAGGCATCGACCGGTCCCGAATCCTCCTCGAAAACCGATCGCTCGATACGATCGGAAACGCCTACTTCGCGCGGCTGCTCGTCGACGAGCTCGCGGACGATCCCGAGACGATCGCGGTCGTGACCTCGGCGTATCACGCTGATCGCGCGGCGTACATCTTCGAGCAATGCTTTGGAGACGACTATCGAATCGACACCTCGTACGCGGTCGAAACGCCGCCGTCCGGTTCACACGGCCGGGCCCGCGAAGCGCGGCGGCTGGAACGAGCACGAACGTTTTTCGAGGCGATCCAGCCGGGAGACGTAGACGCGATCCGTCGTCGGCTGGCCGAGGCCCACGATTACTACGAGATCGAGGCGACGGTTCCGACGCGGTAA
- the glmM gene encoding phosphoglucosamine mutase, with product MFGTSGIRGTVGEEVTASLALSVGRAVASEGYERVVVGRDPRASGAVLLDAVTAGLRECGAEVIEVGVEATPTIARAVGAYDADAGVVVTASHNPATDNGIKLWTPSGKAFGPEAREAIEERLASEEYDLRPWDGLGAKRFREDATERHAATLREAVSIEEPPEVVVDVGNGAGGITARVLADLGCRVETLNGQPDGAFPGRPSEPNRETLGTLMTVVGETDAAIGVAHDGDADRLVAVDETGAFVPKDVLLALFAREAAGEGDRVAAPVDTSLAVDDALAEVGASVTRTAVGDVYVAERATAEDVTFGGEPSGAWIWPDETLCPDAPLAACKLVELVADRGPLSALVESVSTYPIERSSIEVADKAGVMERVAERVRDRYDDVETLDGVRVDAGEGWFLVRASGTEPVVRVTAEARDEARAGELAEEATSIVAAATE from the coding sequence ATGTTCGGAACGAGCGGTATTCGCGGCACCGTCGGCGAAGAGGTTACTGCGTCGCTCGCGCTCTCGGTCGGGCGCGCGGTCGCGTCCGAGGGGTACGAGCGAGTCGTCGTCGGTCGCGATCCGCGGGCGAGCGGCGCGGTACTGCTGGACGCGGTGACCGCCGGGCTGCGGGAGTGCGGCGCCGAGGTGATCGAGGTCGGCGTCGAGGCGACGCCGACGATCGCCCGCGCCGTGGGCGCGTACGACGCGGACGCGGGCGTCGTCGTGACGGCCTCGCACAACCCGGCGACGGACAACGGGATCAAGCTCTGGACGCCCTCCGGGAAGGCGTTCGGGCCCGAAGCGCGCGAGGCGATCGAAGAGCGCCTGGCGTCGGAGGAGTACGACCTGCGGCCGTGGGACGGCCTCGGCGCGAAGCGATTCCGCGAGGACGCGACGGAGCGCCACGCCGCGACGCTACGCGAGGCGGTCTCGATCGAGGAGCCGCCGGAGGTCGTCGTCGACGTGGGCAACGGCGCCGGCGGGATCACCGCGCGCGTGTTGGCCGACCTGGGCTGTCGCGTCGAGACGCTGAACGGCCAGCCCGACGGGGCGTTCCCCGGCCGCCCCAGCGAGCCCAACCGGGAGACGCTGGGGACGCTCATGACCGTGGTCGGGGAGACCGACGCCGCGATCGGCGTCGCCCACGACGGGGACGCCGATCGGCTCGTCGCGGTCGACGAGACCGGCGCGTTCGTCCCGAAGGACGTCCTGCTGGCGCTGTTCGCGCGCGAGGCCGCGGGCGAAGGCGATCGGGTCGCGGCGCCGGTCGACACGAGCCTCGCGGTCGACGACGCGCTGGCCGAGGTGGGCGCGTCGGTGACGCGGACCGCGGTCGGCGACGTCTACGTGGCCGAGCGGGCGACCGCCGAGGACGTCACGTTCGGCGGCGAACCCAGCGGCGCCTGGATCTGGCCCGACGAGACGCTCTGCCCCGACGCGCCGCTTGCCGCGTGCAAACTCGTCGAACTGGTCGCCGATCGGGGGCCGCTGTCCGCGCTCGTCGAGTCGGTCTCGACGTACCCGATCGAGCGCTCGTCGATCGAGGTGGCGGACAAGGCGGGCGTCATGGAGCGGGTCGCCGAGCGGGTTCGCGATCGGTACGACGACGTGGAGACGCTCGACGGCGTCCGCGTCGACGCCGGCGAGGGCTGGTTCCTCGTGCGCGCGAGCGGGACCGAACCCGTGGTCCGGGTGACCGCGGAGGCCCGCGACGAGGCGCGGGCCGGCGAGCTGGCCGAGGAGGCGACGTCGATCGTCGCCGCCGCGACGGAGTGA
- a CDS encoding AAA family ATPase, whose amino-acid sequence MSETDRTDDRGDPQAIYEAVRNEVDRVLVGNEAAIEHLTIALLTRGHLLIEGVPGVAKTTIASLFARATGLEFTRIQMTPDILPADITGTHVYHEDAGEFDLRRGPVFSNLVVADEINRATPKTQSALLEAMQERTVTIEGETLSLPEPFMVVATQNPIEMEGVFELPEAQRDRFMFRLAIDLPDRAVESKLLDRFDSEPDLGPDDIGRPVAVDDILAARETAMAVHVADPVKAYILDLVGATRSHPDVTVGASPRASLAFLDGVKARAAVRGRAYAIPDDAKALAPQILAHRLVLSTDADLGNVAPDDVVSAVLESVDVPDADIDELESIAGETA is encoded by the coding sequence ATGAGCGAGACGGATCGGACTGACGATCGCGGCGATCCGCAGGCGATCTACGAGGCGGTTCGCAACGAGGTCGACCGCGTCCTGGTCGGCAACGAGGCGGCGATCGAGCACCTCACGATCGCCCTGCTGACCCGCGGCCACCTCCTCATCGAGGGTGTACCGGGGGTCGCGAAAACGACGATCGCGAGCCTGTTCGCCCGCGCGACCGGGCTCGAGTTCACGCGCATCCAGATGACGCCGGACATCCTGCCGGCGGACATCACCGGCACCCACGTCTACCACGAGGACGCCGGCGAGTTCGACCTCCGACGGGGCCCCGTCTTCTCGAACCTGGTGGTCGCCGACGAGATCAACCGCGCGACCCCGAAAACGCAGAGCGCCCTCCTCGAGGCCATGCAGGAGCGGACGGTCACGATCGAGGGGGAGACGCTGTCGCTGCCGGAGCCGTTCATGGTCGTCGCGACCCAGAACCCGATCGAGATGGAGGGCGTCTTCGAACTGCCCGAAGCCCAGCGCGACCGCTTCATGTTCAGACTCGCGATCGACCTCCCCGATCGGGCGGTCGAATCGAAACTGCTCGATCGGTTCGACAGCGAGCCCGACCTCGGCCCCGACGATATCGGTCGTCCCGTCGCCGTCGACGACATCCTCGCCGCGCGGGAGACGGCGATGGCGGTCCACGTCGCGGATCCGGTCAAAGCGTACATCCTCGACCTCGTCGGCGCGACGCGATCGCACCCAGACGTGACGGTCGGCGCCTCGCCCCGGGCCAGCCTCGCGTTCCTCGACGGGGTCAAGGCGCGGGCGGCCGTCCGCGGCCGGGCGTACGCGATCCCGGACGACGCGAAGGCGCTCGCGCCCCAGATCCTCGCCCACCGGCTCGTGTTGAGCACCGACGCCGATCTCGGCAACGTCGCCCCCGACGACGTCGTCTCGGCGGTCCTCGAGTCGGTCGACGTGCCCGACGCCGACATCGACGAGCTCGAATCGATCGCCGGCGAGACGGCCTGA
- a CDS encoding DUF4350 domain-containing protein has translation MTPRTWLRDRDGIDWPRVLLVALSAAVLGSLLVAATTSTAAFGLYNPAWDGTSEFRDEIESDPGTEHEVIRETARYDEVRANETVAFVVAPESSYGDEDRERIRRFVESGGTLVVLENFGEPGADLLAAVGADARVDGRLVLDTRRYDRGPAMPVATTVANRSRTAGVERLSLNYATAIEPNGATVLVSTSEYAYLGDAEDDELDGEDSLGTRPVATVESVGDGTVVAVGDPSIAINAMYGEPDNAAFLRAQYADADRVLIDRSHGDEAPPLVGAVAAIRSSSSLQAAIGLLVVGVVAALSRRPLAPTIGAVRKRLSRSSRRPESIATAELSGAERAASLRRRHPDWDDDRVRRVIAALNRTRSKGSQHERDGSD, from the coding sequence ATGACCCCGCGAACGTGGCTCCGCGATCGGGACGGGATCGACTGGCCGCGGGTTCTCCTGGTCGCGCTCTCGGCGGCGGTCCTCGGCAGCCTCCTCGTCGCGGCGACGACCTCGACCGCGGCGTTCGGGCTCTACAACCCCGCGTGGGACGGGACCAGCGAGTTCCGGGACGAGATCGAGTCGGACCCCGGGACGGAACACGAGGTGATCCGCGAGACGGCGCGCTACGACGAGGTGCGGGCGAACGAGACGGTCGCGTTCGTCGTCGCCCCCGAGTCGAGCTACGGCGACGAGGACCGCGAGCGGATTCGCCGGTTCGTCGAGTCCGGCGGGACGCTGGTCGTCCTCGAGAACTTCGGCGAGCCCGGCGCCGACCTGCTCGCGGCCGTCGGCGCCGACGCGCGAGTCGACGGCCGCCTCGTCCTCGACACCCGCCGCTACGATCGCGGGCCGGCGATGCCCGTCGCGACGACCGTCGCAAACCGCTCGCGCACGGCGGGCGTCGAGCGGCTCTCGCTGAACTACGCGACGGCGATCGAGCCGAACGGCGCGACGGTGCTCGTCTCGACGAGCGAGTACGCCTACCTCGGCGACGCCGAGGACGACGAGCTCGACGGCGAGGACTCGCTCGGAACCCGCCCCGTCGCGACGGTCGAATCCGTGGGCGACGGGACGGTCGTCGCCGTCGGCGATCCCAGCATCGCGATCAACGCGATGTACGGCGAGCCCGACAACGCGGCGTTCCTCCGGGCGCAGTACGCCGACGCCGACCGCGTCCTGATCGATCGATCGCACGGCGACGAGGCGCCCCCGCTCGTCGGCGCGGTGGCCGCGATCCGCTCTTCGAGTTCGCTCCAGGCGGCGATCGGACTCCTCGTCGTGGGCGTCGTCGCCGCGCTCTCGCGGCGGCCGCTCGCCCCGACGATCGGCGCCGTCCGGAAGCGCCTGTCGCGGTCGTCGCGCCGTCCCGAGTCGATCGCGACGGCCGAGCTCTCGGGCGCCGAGCGCGCCGCCTCCCTCCGCCGTCGCCACCCCGACTGGGACGACGACCGCGTTCGACGGGTGATAGCAGCCCTTAACCGGACCCGGTCGAAAGGAAGCCAGCATGAGCGAGACGGATCGGACTGA
- a CDS encoding HVO_A0556 family zinc finger protein: protein MQEIMGTTGREIGILDALAGSDCTFCGAGTLDHDVYKGNNAVVCAECGVPGAQVW, encoded by the coding sequence ATGCAAGAAATCATGGGAACTACCGGCAGGGAGATAGGAATCTTGGACGCGCTCGCGGGATCTGACTGTACCTTTTGTGGAGCAGGCACATTAGACCATGATGTATATAAAGGAAATAATGCAGTCGTGTGTGCTGAGTGTGGTGTCCCAGGAGCGCAGGTCTGGTAA
- a CDS encoding DUF58 domain-containing protein yields MRPTRRLWAAGLLALACAGLAVVFARPLLLAATAAIGAWILARQYLFVATLRTEVESLTVAQSSAASAVRTGEETPVTIAAERSAPSSLSLALAAGVPTVCRATDAEPPSLSLEPGESTARTTATVEWPVAGRHAFAPARLTATDGLFESAIDVGSTPTVTVEPRGPRAVHVGSGGDRVAIAQGSHEVGRTGSGLEPAELREYVAGDTTERIDWKATARLGTPHVREYESETDRPTALIVDHRAPLATGPPDETKLDYLREAALSIATSARRLDDPLGLVTVGDGGLTNRIERSTRYRTIRRRLLDLEPDGDRSRSRDGAEGGGTRKRRSTDPTVAVGRSVATNPRSALERLGDGDDPFARTLAAFYRTREPAHERVGTEPLLAGVRAATARQRGRAWTIICTDDSDPATVRDAVGLARAGGTEVLVLLAPTVLYEPGDLADIERAYDRYAAFERFRRDLDRTDRVRALEVAPGDRLSAVLAAGADRTRGEIR; encoded by the coding sequence ATGCGTCCGACGCGTCGACTGTGGGCGGCGGGGCTTCTCGCGCTCGCCTGCGCGGGGCTCGCGGTCGTCTTCGCTCGCCCGCTGCTACTGGCGGCGACGGCGGCGATCGGCGCGTGGATTCTCGCCAGACAGTACCTGTTCGTCGCGACCCTTCGAACCGAAGTCGAGTCGCTGACGGTCGCGCAGTCGAGCGCCGCGAGCGCCGTCCGGACCGGCGAGGAGACGCCGGTGACGATCGCCGCGGAGCGGTCGGCGCCGAGTTCGCTCTCGCTCGCGCTGGCGGCCGGCGTGCCGACGGTATGTCGCGCGACCGACGCCGAGCCGCCGTCGCTCTCGCTCGAGCCCGGCGAGTCGACCGCCCGGACGACGGCGACCGTCGAGTGGCCCGTCGCGGGTCGCCACGCGTTCGCGCCGGCCCGACTCACCGCGACCGACGGGCTCTTCGAGAGCGCGATCGACGTCGGATCGACGCCGACGGTCACGGTCGAACCCCGCGGTCCCCGGGCGGTTCACGTCGGATCGGGCGGCGACCGCGTCGCGATCGCCCAGGGCTCGCACGAGGTGGGTCGAACGGGGTCGGGACTCGAACCGGCCGAGCTCCGCGAGTACGTCGCCGGCGACACCACCGAACGAATCGACTGGAAGGCGACGGCCCGCCTCGGCACCCCGCACGTCCGCGAGTACGAGAGCGAAACCGATCGGCCGACGGCCCTGATCGTCGATCACCGCGCGCCGCTCGCAACGGGGCCGCCGGACGAGACGAAACTCGACTACCTGCGCGAGGCCGCCCTCTCGATCGCCACGAGCGCGCGCCGACTCGACGATCCGCTCGGCCTGGTGACGGTCGGCGACGGGGGACTGACAAACCGGATCGAGCGGTCGACGCGCTACCGGACGATCCGGAGGCGGCTCCTCGACCTCGAGCCGGACGGGGACAGATCGCGGAGCCGGGACGGCGCGGAAGGAGGCGGGACGCGGAAGCGTCGATCGACGGATCCGACCGTCGCGGTCGGACGATCGGTCGCGACGAACCCCCGATCGGCGCTCGAACGGCTGGGCGACGGCGACGACCCCTTCGCCCGGACGCTCGCCGCCTTCTACCGGACCCGAGAGCCCGCCCACGAGCGGGTCGGGACCGAGCCGTTGCTCGCCGGGGTCCGCGCCGCGACGGCTCGCCAGCGCGGCCGCGCCTGGACGATCATCTGCACGGACGATTCGGATCCGGCGACGGTTCGCGACGCCGTCGGGCTGGCGCGGGCTGGCGGTACCGAGGTCCTCGTCCTGCTCGCTCCGACCGTCCTCTACGAACCGGGCGACCTCGCCGATATCGAGCGGGCGTACGATCGGTACGCCGCGTTCGAACGGTTCCGCCGGGACCTCGACCGCACGGATCGGGTTCGGGCTCTCGAAGTCGCCCCCGGCGATCGACTCTCGGCAGTGCTCGCCGCCGGCGCGGACCGGACGCGGGGTGAGATCCGGTGA
- a CDS encoding glycosyltransferase family 2 protein — protein sequence MSIQEHHVAAGTAEAELSTHEADQLLIDAESDQTPELSVVMPTLNEEEGVGECIERAKTAIAELGMRAEIILSDSSTDRTPEIGREMGAVVVEPDGKGYGYAYRYAFDRARGDYIVMGDADTTYDFEQIPRLLEHLREEDADMVMGSRLEGEIKPGAMPPLHQHIGNPLLTKFLNAFYGAGVSDAHSGFRIFTRDAYETMNLQTTGMEFASEMIMEAGAKDLEIVETPIVYHEREGEETLESFKDGWRHVRFMLVNAPGYLFSVPGALLSVFGLAIMAIAASSVTIGGINLGIHSMIAGSLFTIVGYQVASLGVFATVASDPIRKPRDPITERVTESLSLERGATFGLGIFALGGGYASLLVYQWISSGFSSIAFTMGSLAAFTAIVLGFQTVFSSFFLSAVNQ from the coding sequence ATGTCTATTCAGGAACACCACGTAGCAGCGGGTACCGCAGAGGCAGAACTCAGCACACACGAAGCCGACCAATTACTGATCGACGCTGAGAGCGACCAGACACCGGAACTTAGCGTTGTGATGCCGACGCTCAACGAAGAGGAAGGCGTCGGTGAGTGCATCGAGCGCGCCAAGACCGCGATCGCCGAACTCGGTATGAGAGCGGAGATCATCTTGAGCGACAGTTCCACCGATCGGACGCCTGAGATCGGCCGCGAGATGGGGGCGGTCGTCGTCGAACCCGACGGAAAGGGCTACGGCTACGCTTACCGCTACGCGTTCGATCGCGCTCGGGGCGACTACATCGTAATGGGGGACGCCGACACGACCTACGACTTCGAGCAGATTCCGCGCCTGCTCGAGCACCTTCGCGAGGAGGACGCCGACATGGTGATGGGCAGCCGACTCGAAGGCGAAATCAAGCCGGGCGCAATGCCACCGTTGCACCAGCACATTGGCAACCCGTTACTGACGAAATTCCTGAACGCGTTCTACGGTGCCGGCGTAAGCGACGCCCACAGCGGATTCCGGATCTTCACACGTGACGCCTACGAGACGATGAACCTCCAGACGACCGGAATGGAGTTCGCGAGCGAGATGATCATGGAGGCCGGCGCGAAGGACCTCGAGATCGTCGAGACGCCGATCGTCTACCACGAGCGCGAGGGCGAAGAGACGCTCGAGAGTTTCAAAGACGGCTGGCGCCACGTGCGCTTCATGCTCGTGAACGCGCCCGGCTACCTGTTCTCGGTCCCTGGTGCGCTGTTGAGTGTCTTCGGACTGGCGATCATGGCGATCGCGGCCAGCAGTGTGACAATCGGCGGCATCAATTTGGGGATTCACTCGATGATCGCCGGTAGCTTGTTTACGATCGTTGGCTATCAGGTCGCGAGTTTAGGCGTGTTCGCGACTGTGGCGAGCGATCCGATTCGGAAACCTCGCGATCCGATCACAGAACGGGTGACGGAATCGCTGTCGCTCGAACGCGGTGCCACGTTCGGCCTCGGCATCTTCGCCCTCGGCGGCGGCTACGCGAGTCTGCTTGTCTACCAGTGGATCTCCAGCGGCTTCTCGTCGATCGCGTTCACGATGGGATCGTTAGCGGCGTTTACGGCGATCGTTCTCGGATTCCAGACGGTATTCTCGTCGTTCTTCCTCAGTGCGGTGAACCAGTAG
- a CDS encoding flippase: protein MTQVSEREPAEEHDPGAESASGDSLRDISGGAALHFGGKAASNGLGFVFNLLMTRTLGATLYGVFTYANTLIEFLMVLARLGTGKSILRFLPANADDPARSNWIIYVAYLTALGSSIVIGTVLYVFAPEINDLTLSDPLLVLVLQVLAIVLPFNTLLNLTNQIFRGLKRLELQVVVADVTQHLVRIFAVAVAFLLGFSLVGAVAAIAIGSILTLAIAVSLLYTKTNIRPLGKRSNGSLKHFYNYSLPLTLKDIGQKLYTRVDILMVGLFLTGSAVGIYRISILLSSFLVLPLQGINQLFPPVASDLNENGQRAELESVYQVITRWTFTIVIPPAIALVMYSHEALRIFGDGFSGGATVLALFALAQLTNCAVGPSGFLLMMTDHQYVNMINQWVLGVSNLILNYVLILQFGFIGVAVATAGSLAVINVVRVIEVWYLEGMTPYSRSYWKPIVAGILTVPVMAAWTFVLSGYPLLFVGAASGLVAFGLLLFAFGIEAEDKEFYADTIEPALAGLRG, encoded by the coding sequence ATGACGCAAGTTTCTGAGCGAGAACCTGCTGAAGAACACGATCCCGGCGCCGAGTCAGCGAGTGGCGACTCACTCAGGGACATCTCCGGCGGGGCGGCCCTTCACTTCGGCGGCAAAGCCGCCTCCAACGGGTTGGGTTTCGTCTTCAACCTCCTGATGACCAGGACGCTCGGGGCGACACTGTATGGTGTCTTCACCTACGCGAACACGCTGATTGAGTTCCTCATGGTCTTGGCGCGTCTGGGGACCGGCAAATCGATTCTGCGATTCTTGCCGGCTAACGCGGACGATCCAGCCCGGAGCAACTGGATCATCTACGTCGCCTACTTGACGGCACTGGGTTCAAGCATAGTCATCGGAACCGTCTTGTACGTTTTCGCACCCGAAATCAACGATCTGACGCTCAGCGATCCGCTGCTCGTCCTCGTTCTACAGGTGTTGGCGATCGTTCTTCCCTTCAATACGCTCCTCAACCTGACGAACCAGATATTTCGCGGCCTCAAAAGACTTGAATTGCAGGTCGTCGTTGCTGACGTGACCCAGCATCTTGTACGGATTTTCGCGGTCGCTGTGGCGTTTCTCCTGGGTTTCTCCCTCGTCGGTGCTGTCGCCGCAATCGCGATCGGTTCGATCCTTACCCTCGCTATCGCCGTCTCACTCCTCTATACGAAGACCAACATTCGTCCGCTGGGTAAGCGTTCGAACGGGAGTCTCAAACACTTCTACAACTACTCGCTCCCCCTCACGCTGAAAGACATAGGACAGAAGCTATACACGCGAGTGGATATCCTGATGGTCGGGTTGTTCCTGACTGGTTCCGCCGTTGGTATCTACCGAATCTCGATCCTCCTGAGTTCGTTTCTGGTACTCCCGCTGCAGGGGATAAATCAGTTATTCCCGCCGGTCGCGTCGGATCTCAACGAGAACGGCCAACGTGCCGAACTGGAGTCAGTGTATCAGGTCATCACGCGGTGGACGTTCACCATCGTTATCCCGCCGGCCATCGCCCTCGTCATGTACAGTCACGAGGCTCTCAGAATCTTCGGTGACGGGTTCTCCGGTGGTGCCACCGTCTTGGCTCTTTTTGCACTCGCGCAACTCACCAACTGTGCGGTGGGGCCGAGCGGATTCCTGCTCATGATGACCGACCACCAGTACGTGAACATGATTAACCAGTGGGTTCTGGGCGTCTCGAACCTCATCCTAAACTACGTCCTCATCCTGCAGTTCGGTTTCATCGGTGTGGCTGTCGCGACGGCGGGGTCGCTTGCAGTGATCAACGTCGTCCGCGTGATTGAAGTCTGGTACTTGGAGGGGATGACGCCGTACTCTCGGTCCTATTGGAAACCGATCGTCGCGGGGATCCTCACCGTTCCCGTGATGGCCGCCTGGACGTTCGTACTCTCGGGCTACCCGCTGCTGTTCGTCGGGGCAGCGTCGGGGCTGGTCGCGTTCGGTCTGCTTCTCTTCGCATTCGGCATCGAAGCCGAAGATAAGGAGTTCTACGCAGATACTATTGAGCCGGCCCTGGCCGGGCTAAGAGGCTGA